Genomic window (Ictalurus punctatus breed USDA103 chromosome 16, Coco_2.0, whole genome shotgun sequence):
aaatctCTTATGAAACACAATATATTTTTGGAGTTTTATGGTTTTGTGGTAATATGATTTAGGGTAATCGGAAAGGAAAAGTGTCTTTGGTTGCTGGTCAGTAGAATCCAAAATTTTAGGTGATAATATggtaggttttttttctttgctttgcttttacAATGTGTCATACTTATTTCCTTACATGCACAGCATACTACTTATCTAATTTATATTTCCCTCCAAAATGTTGCAAATATACATATCTATGTTTCTTTCTAATGAGTATGTAATTCGGTGCTTCTGAAAAATTTTAACTGATCTCTCACTGATATGTAAAACTTGGGTACATGAAGAAATTACATTTCTTGCAGATTCAGTGCAATCATTTGATGGTTTTACCATGATATTTCTAAAGGACTATTTTCTTTAGAGAATTAGATTTCTATTTAGTTGGACATGGACTGGTCCATTTTGTGGATACGTCTACAAAAAGTCATTTCTGACTGAAAAACATACAGACTGCAGttaccccaaaacaaacaaacaaaaacaaagaaacaaagaaacaaaaagcaaGAACAGTTTATAATAATCCATGAACACTTGAGGATAAACGACCAAAGTGCTAACATACAAACTTCTTGTTTAGCAACAGGGTAAATGCCCGGGTTATtcgtttacatttaaaaatactttAGTATTATTTCACTGCATGATGAAGCCAGTCCTCGGGGGAAGACCAGGCCTCTGAGGAAATGCTGGTGTGTACTGCTGTGTCAGTGGACCTGTGTAGGATGGCACCATGTTGGGCATTTGGACAGGAGGGTAAGGAGTTGCTGGATAGGGTAAAGCGGGCTGCTGCCCAGTCAGCTGGATTGAAGTTGAAGGTGCGGCCCTCATAGGAACCGGGAAGCCATTAACCTGGCCATCGAAGGGAGGGGTGGAAGTGGGCGTCTGAGACTGAACATGCTCGACTGATGCCTGTGGCATCTGGAAACATTTGAGCACCATCTCCTGCAGCTTATCAATCTTCACACGCCGCAAATGGGCCAGCTTTCTCTTGCTCTGATAGGTTTCAATGAAGTTGTCCAGTGACAAATCACCAGTGAGGAAGGAGTCTGCCATGTTCTAAAATAACAATGAGGTAATTCAGAATAATAATCTCCTTGTATTGCAGTAAAGTAGATAGGAATACAGGGATGGTAATTTGCTTTGGCTTAACCACATAATCCTCACGATCCATTAGTGGGTCCAAAAACCTATATACATTCCTCATCCtacattcacactagcaagtCACTCATGTCACTTCTGTTCCAATGAGAATTGTTTGCACAAAGGATATAAAAATGTGAAGCgacaacataaaaacaaagtgaaaaacaatcagaaacattggggggggggggggggggggggtttgcaagacatcaacaaaaaaaaactaaaacttcCAACAaactggttgcataagtgtgcacacccttttatgaTTAGGGATGTGGCTATGTTcagaatcaatcaatcagattcaatctcatgttcagtAGTAATTATCTTACAGCTGTcagtgaaattattctgattaaccccaattaaagaccagctgtttctgtaggattttcttggcATCTTCTTGGTTACATCTGACTGCTGAAACCgtggtccacaaagagcttacaaagtaTGTGTGGCATCTCACTTGTTAAGTATGGATGAGGAGAGGGGTATAATAGAatttcaaaacattagatgCACCATAAAACACTGTGAAGTCCATCAACaagaagtggagaaaatggagcaccacactggcattaccaagaacaggacattcCTCCAAAAAGGACAATACCACGGAGGCTGCTAAGAGACCTATGGCAAtgttaaaggagctgcaggaatattgGACAAGTACttattactctctgcatgtgacaacaatctctcatatatTATTCACATGTACGGGCTATAGAATAGGGTAGCtagatggatgtttttttgagaaagggcttccaaGCTCTACTAAAACcctgtggcaaaatgtgttatggtctggtGAGTCAAATTCCAAAAGGTGTAATAAATCTATAATTCCAAAAGgcatgtttggtgcaaaaatcACCACCAAAAGAACACTTATACCCATGGTAAATCATGGTGGAGGCAGAATCAtactttagggctgcttttcttcagccagaattAGGACTTTTACCAAGGTGAAGCAAATCATGAATggctacaaataccagttgactttagtgcaaaaccttcaggtgtctgctagtgacctgaagatgaaaaagaatttcacctttcagcacagCAATGACcaaaagcatacatccaaacaaaggaatggcttaaccaaaagaagatcaatgttttcgAATAACCTatccagagcccagacctgaatccaactaaaaatctgtggggtgagcTGATccgggctgtgcacaggagatgccctcacaATTTGCCGgctctaaaatgtttttgtgtggaagtgtggaaaatgttgccaagtcaagatgtgccatgctgaCAGACTCTTGCACAAAAAGtgatataataaaatcaaagtattaatttaggggtgtgcacacttatgcatctaggtttttatttttctcttttcccctAAAAAGGttatgattgtttttcactttatttgtatactttgcaatttcacattaaacAGTCCGCACCggattttgttgattttttttagattgttgtggtcaaaaatgcttgattttgttgcagcttaaaaaaaaaccaaacatttgcgagatgttttgttttttttgtgctttttttgcagaaaacttgcaaaaattgcaaaatgttttttgcatggtcttttgcagtgatctttgttggtaaatgagaccttttagatctactcatgtttgacgcacgtgaatcgaagaaggctttgactgaatgtgcgttgtgatgacatcatacggcgcatcttggcccaaatctgcggtaactTTGAAAACTTTGAAAAAAGTTCCTCTGAATATTGGGAGTttatttgattttgtgttaatttatgcgattgaaatcctggaggaactgattaaaggtggaaaaagatctgatatgatttatcttagtgtcATTCTTTCACTTCATAAAACCCTGCTACTTTTACAGGGGTgtatagactttttatatctattgtatctacagtgagggaaaaaagtatttgatttcctgctgattttgtacgtttgcccagtgacaaagaaatgatcagtctataattttaatggtagatttatttgaacagtgagagacagaataacaacaaaaaaaatccagaaaaacgcatatcaaaaatgttataaattgatttgcattttaatgagggaattttgtatttgacccctctgcaaaacatgacttagtactgggtggcaaaacccttgttggcaatcacagaggttagacgtttcttgtagttggccaccaagtttgcacacatctcaggagagactttgtcccactcctctttgcagatcttctccaagtcattaaggtttcgaggctgacgtttggcaactcgaaccttcagctccctccacagattttctatgggattaaggtctggagactggctaggccactccaggaccttaatgtgcttcttcttgagccactcctttgttgccttgggcgtgtgttttgggtcattgtcatgctggactacccatccacgacccattttcaatgccctggctgagggaaggaggttctcacccaagatttgacggtacatggccctgtccatcgtccctttgatgcggtgaagttgtcctgtccccttagcagaaaaacacccccaaagcataatgtttccacctccatgtttgacggtggagatggtgttcttggggtcataggcagcattcctcctcctccaaacacggcgagttgagttcatgccaaagagctccattttggtctcatctgaccacaacactttcacccagttgtcctctgaatcattcagatgttcattggcaaacttcagacgggcatgtatatgtgctttcttgagcagggggaccttgcgggcgctgcaggattacagtccttcatggcgtagtgtgttaccaattgttttcttggtgactatggtcccagctgccttgagatcattgacaagatcctcccgtgtagttctgggctgattcctcatgatcattgcaactccacgaggtgagatcttgcatggagccccaggccgagggagattgacagttcttttgtgtttcttccatttgcgaataatcgcaccaactgttgtcaccttctcaccaagctgcttggcaatggtccaagcccattccagacttgtgtaggtctacaatcttgtccctgacatccttggagagctctttggtcttggccatggtggagagtttggaatctgattgattgattgcttctgtggacaggtgtcttttatacaggtaacaagctgagattaggagcactccctttaagagtgtgctcctaatctcagctcattacctgtataaaagacacctgggagccagaaatctttctgattgagagggggtcaaatacttatttccctcattaaaatgcaaatcaatttatgacatggattttcttgttattctgtctctcactgttcaaataaacctaccattaaaattacagactgatcatttctttgtcagtgggcaaacgtacaaaatcagcaggggatcaaatacttctttccctcactgtatatatagtatctAAAGCTAACTagtaaaatacaaattaaataatgcaaTAGTCAGTGTGAAAATTGTTTAATTTAGGTTACATCCTAGCTTTGTTGTAAGATTAGCAATGCATGCTAATAGTACTAGCTATGCACTGACACCTGATGAACGAACAATTTCTGCTAATTACTTCCAATCTTTAAATTTTCTTCCAAGCTTCCAATTTGTCTTTATTCtacacacatttaatgagaggtcACATGGCAGGATAAGATATAAGCATGGATATAAatctttcttccatttttgcacATTAAACAGCAAATGGGAACTAACTGCAGGACGGTTATGAGTGGGGAATTGAGGAAATACCAGACCACCTACCTAATTTGCATTGAATTAAGATAATCTCCATTTCAAATGCCAGTTGTT
Coding sequences:
- the vps37bb gene encoding VPS37B subunit of ESCRT-I b, whose product is MRPTSSTNALLGCSCSRTYPGNTGYEEGIHPEWNATPPLCTMCTHNPPSGRFLGDHNSGKSSLDTLLALLQAEGAKIEEETENMADSFLTGDLSLDNFIETYQSKRKLAHLRRVKIDKLQEMVLKCFQMPQASVEHVQSQTPTSTPPFDGQVNGFPVPMRAAPSTSIQLTGQQPALPYPATPYPPVQMPNMVPSYTGPLTQQYTPAFPQRPGLPPRTGFIMQ